A single genomic interval of Streptococcus suis harbors:
- the hprK gene encoding HPr(Ser) kinase/phosphatase yields MTVYVKDLVDNLRIECAYSTEELLQKQITTADITRPGLEMTGYFDYYAPERIQLIGMKEWSYLMAMTAHNRYQVLSQMFQPETPVVIVARGLEIPEEMYKAAKEKQIAICRSKTATSRLSGELSSYLDSRLAQRTSVHGVLMDIYGMGVLIQGDSGIGKSETGLELVKRGHRLVADDRVDVYAKDDVTLWGEPAEILRHLLEIRGVGIIDIMSLYGASAVKDSSEVQLAVYLENFETGKVFDRLGNSGDSIEIAGIAIPQIRIPVKTGRNISVVIEAAAMNYRAKQMGFDATKIFEERLSNLIEHNREEV; encoded by the coding sequence ATGACCGTTTATGTGAAAGATTTGGTCGATAATCTGCGGATTGAATGTGCTTACAGTACGGAAGAGCTCCTGCAAAAGCAAATTACGACGGCAGATATTACCCGACCAGGATTGGAAATGACTGGCTATTTTGATTACTATGCTCCAGAGCGCATCCAGTTGATAGGGATGAAGGAGTGGTCTTATTTGATGGCCATGACTGCCCATAACCGCTATCAGGTTCTTTCTCAGATGTTCCAGCCAGAAACCCCTGTTGTCATAGTGGCACGTGGCTTGGAAATACCTGAGGAGATGTACAAGGCTGCAAAAGAAAAACAAATTGCTATCTGTCGAAGCAAGACAGCAACCAGTCGTCTATCGGGAGAATTGTCTTCTTACTTGGATAGTCGCCTGGCTCAGCGGACGAGTGTACACGGTGTCTTGATGGACATTTACGGTATGGGAGTGCTTATCCAGGGCGATTCTGGTATCGGTAAGAGTGAGACTGGTCTTGAGTTGGTTAAACGAGGACACCGATTGGTGGCTGATGACCGTGTTGATGTCTATGCAAAAGACGATGTTACTCTCTGGGGTGAACCTGCAGAAATTCTGCGCCACTTATTAGAGATTCGAGGAGTTGGCATTATCGATATTATGAGTCTATATGGTGCTAGTGCCGTGAAAGATTCATCAGAAGTGCAGTTGGCTGTCTACTTAGAAAATTTTGAAACAGGTAAGGTATTTGACCGTTTGGGAAATTCTGGCGATAGTATCGAAATAGCAGGAATTGCTATTCCACAAATACGTATTCCTGTAAAAACCGGTCGAAATATTTCTGTTGTAATTGAAGCAGCAGCCATGAACTACCGTGCCAAACAGATGGGATTTGATGCAACGAAAATCTTCGAAGAACGCTTGTCTAATCTAATTGAACACAATAGAGAAGAGGTTTAA